One window of Desulfovibrio sp. genomic DNA carries:
- a CDS encoding citrate lyase holo-[acyl-carrier protein] synthase: MDFCQLLAERERRWNTRLSLAGLYNCPVLSLTLNIPGPDKNLPGADAALGLLRTELCAAVEAAGGTCVDECQFAGPDGPAWVAAVRMDAMALKHLAVAVEESHFLGRLADADVMDSQGQPVNREHVAGTPNAVEGGAAQGRAPRQCFLCFRPASLCRREGRHSLDELLAVVHRTLRLASENAGQEQACRP; the protein is encoded by the coding sequence ATGGATTTTTGCCAGCTGCTTGCCGAACGCGAACGCCGGTGGAATACACGTTTGTCACTGGCTGGCCTGTACAATTGCCCGGTGCTTTCCCTGACACTGAACATTCCCGGGCCGGACAAGAATCTGCCCGGTGCGGATGCCGCATTGGGCCTGCTGCGGACAGAACTGTGCGCGGCGGTGGAAGCGGCAGGGGGAACGTGCGTAGATGAATGCCAGTTCGCAGGCCCGGACGGCCCCGCGTGGGTGGCCGCCGTGCGTATGGACGCCATGGCTCTCAAGCATCTGGCAGTAGCGGTGGAAGAAAGCCACTTTCTCGGCAGGCTGGCCGATGCGGACGTAATGGATTCGCAGGGGCAGCCCGTGAACCGCGAGCATGTGGCAGGCACGCCGAATGCTGTCGAGGGCGGCGCAGCGCAGGGCCGTGCGCCGCGTCAGTGTTTTTTGTGTTTCCGCCCCGCCAGCCTGTGCCGCCGCGAGGGCAGGCACAGCCTTGATGAACTGCTGGCCGTCGTGCATCGTACGCTGCGTCTTGCCAGTGAAAATGCAGGGCAGGAACAGGCATGTCGGCCGTAA
- a CDS encoding triphosphoribosyl-dephospho-CoA synthase: MSAVTPLLDELSGADCWHQDGLPALSLCLSGEQVTELAARAAILEAAVSPKPGLVCLGSNGAHSDMDYPLFVRSAKALRPYFAQAHALGETTRDLSPGQVFARLRPLGVWAEQCMLQATGGINTHKGLIFSMGLFCAAVGRLNNGMAGQVVSALALRQAAASFVSGIVRRDFAPLAEHKAAQRGTLRCGVMGGLSPRDARPVFEAQLQRALTAGEVLYLLYGVTGIRGEAEQGFPHVGLALQALEAHGAAHDLNTAMAHCLLELVQAMDDTNILWRGGPEGLRHAASSARAVLAAGGLGTHVGQAALRRMSVDFARKRLSPGGCADILAVSVFLWLLRCHGTG; the protein is encoded by the coding sequence ATGTCGGCCGTAACGCCACTGCTGGACGAGCTGTCCGGTGCAGATTGCTGGCATCAGGACGGCCTGCCTGCCTTGTCGCTGTGCCTGTCTGGTGAGCAGGTGACGGAGCTGGCTGCGCGCGCGGCCATACTTGAAGCAGCTGTAAGCCCCAAGCCGGGGCTGGTATGCCTGGGCAGCAACGGCGCGCACAGTGACATGGACTACCCCCTGTTTGTGCGCAGCGCCAAGGCCCTGCGACCTTATTTTGCGCAGGCCCACGCCCTTGGCGAGACCACTCGCGATCTCTCGCCGGGGCAGGTTTTTGCCCGTTTGCGGCCCCTTGGAGTGTGGGCAGAGCAGTGCATGCTGCAGGCCACTGGTGGTATAAACACCCATAAAGGATTGATTTTTTCCATGGGGCTGTTTTGTGCTGCGGTGGGGCGCCTCAACAATGGCATGGCCGGGCAGGTGGTGTCCGCACTTGCGCTGCGGCAGGCGGCGGCGTCGTTCGTGAGCGGCATTGTGCGGAGGGATTTTGCTCCACTGGCTGAACATAAGGCGGCACAGCGTGGAACTCTGCGCTGCGGCGTGATGGGTGGCCTGAGCCCCCGTGATGCTCGGCCTGTGTTTGAGGCACAGCTGCAACGCGCGCTTACCGCCGGTGAAGTGCTGTACCTGCTCTACGGCGTAACGGGCATACGTGGCGAGGCCGAGCAGGGGTTCCCGCATGTGGGGCTGGCCCTACAGGCGCTGGAGGCGCACGGGGCAGCGCACGACCTCAACACGGCCATGGCCCACTGCCTGCTGGAGCTGGTGCAGGCCATGGATGATACAAATATTTTATGGCGCGGCGGCCCGGAGGGGTTGCGCCACGCGGCAAGCTCCGCACGGGCGGTACTGGCTGCCGGTGGCCTGGGCACTCACGTCGGGCAGGCGGCCTTGCGCCGCATGAGCGTCGATTTTGCACGCAAAAGACTGAGCCCCGGCGGCTGCGCCGACATTCTTGCTGTGAGCGTGTTTTTGTGGCTGTTGCGCTGCCACGGCACAGGCTGA
- a CDS encoding response regulator, producing MIRVIIIEDDPMVADLAAGYLEGIDGFSLEHTAHSGEDGLALLRAHHVDLVLLDVFMPGMDGMELLRIIKSQFYHTDVIMITAAQNSDDILNALRMGVADYIVKPFTFERFRESLLQFREKRQLLISPEVPITQEMLDRRIFIKKERPAPDSGTPKGIDARTLKTVMQVLQQYEGPFSLKDIEPLAGISRISLKKYFDYLTATGRLGSVKDYGGPGRPVTLYNWIA from the coding sequence ATGATCCGCGTCATCATCATTGAAGACGACCCCATGGTGGCAGATCTGGCTGCCGGGTATCTGGAAGGTATAGACGGCTTCAGCCTTGAGCATACGGCCCATTCCGGCGAGGATGGCCTTGCCCTGCTGCGCGCGCACCATGTGGATCTGGTGCTGCTTGACGTATTCATGCCGGGCATGGACGGTATGGAGCTGCTGCGCATCATCAAGTCGCAGTTTTACCACACCGATGTAATCATGATAACCGCCGCGCAGAACAGCGACGACATTCTCAACGCCCTGCGCATGGGCGTGGCTGACTACATTGTCAAACCCTTTACCTTTGAGCGCTTTCGCGAATCGCTGCTCCAGTTCCGCGAAAAGCGCCAGCTGCTCATCTCGCCCGAGGTTCCCATTACCCAGGAGATGCTTGACCGGCGCATTTTCATCAAAAAGGAGCGCCCCGCGCCCGATTCCGGCACGCCCAAGGGCATTGACGCACGCACGCTGAAAACGGTCATGCAGGTATTGCAGCAGTATGAGGGGCCGTTCAGCCTCAAGGACATTGAGCCGCTGGCGGGTATCTCGCGCATTTCGTTAAAGAAATACTTTGACTACCTCACCGCCACCGGCAGGCTTGGCAGTGTGAAGGACTACGGCGGCCCGGGCCGTCCCGTAACCCTGTACAACTGGATTGCGTAA
- the dcuS gene encoding DcuS/MalK family sensor histidine kinase: MLQAIKNSSLFVKLVILVSLALCPPILFSHLAESYFISKYGYEEAEKTVTNVARLSAESSTVIEGMRSSKPEGRKQMVDFVEMLTHVSNVKFIVLIDMQGIRVYHPEAWKIGGHIMGGDEGDSLKGRTYISSARGSFGFSLRAFRPIYDEQGKQLGAVAVGIMSKDIEANVSRLSGPLSWLLVLSLGIGIVLAVMLSRTIKKILFGLEPHQIARMLEERNAILRTVREGIIAVNKDGTLVLVNEMAEKILRSAGVTGPLEGQPVQKTIPATRLDAIIESGKPEYDMEQNINGCIIMTNRAPISVQGKIIGAVATFRDMTEVRAQAERLTGLSNYAEALRSRSHEYLNKLHVISGLLRNRRYEELDAYLERIIGSKKRETSSITALVKDPIMAGFLESKYSRAHELGVTLHIEGTGALPPLSAKGAHALVTIVGNLIDNAFDAVTYAGEKRITLHIESDFAPAGDKGQLILWVADTGRGIAEEHQEKIFSKGFSTKGSNRGIGLYMLLLTLDEVDGSVEIDSRLGHGSIFTVRIPATTLVEGENP, from the coding sequence ATGCTGCAAGCAATCAAAAATTCCAGTCTGTTTGTAAAACTTGTTATTCTGGTGAGCCTTGCGCTCTGCCCGCCCATATTGTTCAGCCATCTGGCAGAATCGTATTTTATCAGCAAGTACGGCTATGAAGAGGCGGAAAAAACCGTCACCAACGTGGCCAGACTCTCGGCAGAATCCTCCACCGTCATCGAGGGCATGCGCTCAAGCAAGCCCGAGGGCCGCAAACAGATGGTGGACTTTGTGGAGATGCTCACCCACGTCTCCAACGTAAAGTTCATAGTGCTCATCGACATGCAGGGCATACGCGTCTATCACCCCGAAGCGTGGAAAATCGGCGGGCATATCATGGGCGGCGACGAAGGCGACTCCCTTAAAGGGCGCACCTATATTTCGTCGGCGCGCGGGTCGTTCGGCTTTTCACTGCGGGCCTTCAGGCCCATATACGACGAGCAGGGCAAGCAGCTGGGCGCAGTGGCCGTGGGCATCATGTCCAAGGATATCGAGGCCAATGTTTCACGACTGAGCGGGCCATTGTCGTGGCTTCTGGTGCTTTCGCTGGGTATTGGCATTGTACTGGCCGTGATGCTTTCGCGCACCATCAAGAAAATTCTTTTCGGCCTTGAGCCTCACCAGATCGCGCGTATGCTTGAAGAACGCAACGCCATTCTGCGCACCGTGCGCGAGGGCATTATTGCCGTAAACAAGGACGGCACACTGGTGCTTGTTAACGAAATGGCCGAAAAAATACTGCGCTCCGCTGGTGTTACCGGACCGCTGGAAGGCCAGCCGGTGCAAAAAACCATTCCCGCCACGCGGCTCGACGCCATTATTGAAAGCGGCAAGCCAGAATATGATATGGAGCAGAACATCAACGGCTGCATCATCATGACCAACCGTGCGCCCATAAGCGTGCAGGGCAAAATTATCGGCGCGGTGGCCACCTTCCGCGACATGACAGAGGTTCGCGCGCAGGCCGAGCGCCTCACCGGTCTCAGCAACTACGCCGAGGCCCTGCGCTCGCGCTCGCACGAATATCTCAACAAACTGCACGTCATCTCGGGCCTGCTTCGCAACAGGCGCTATGAAGAGCTCGATGCCTACCTCGAGCGCATCATCGGCAGCAAAAAGCGCGAAACCTCATCCATCACGGCGCTGGTCAAGGATCCCATTATGGCGGGCTTTCTTGAGAGCAAGTACAGCCGCGCCCACGAGCTGGGCGTTACCCTGCACATCGAGGGCACCGGCGCGCTGCCGCCCCTTTCGGCCAAAGGAGCGCACGCCCTGGTGACAATTGTGGGCAACCTTATAGACAACGCCTTTGACGCAGTTACCTATGCTGGTGAGAAGCGCATTACCCTGCACATCGAAAGCGATTTTGCCCCCGCTGGCGACAAGGGCCAGCTAATTTTGTGGGTGGCCGATACCGGGCGCGGCATAGCAGAGGAACACCAGGAAAAAATCTTCAGCAAGGGTTTTTCCACCAAGGGCTCCAACAGGGGCATAGGGCTGTACATGCTGCTGCTTACGCTGGACGAAGTGGACGGATCTGTGGAAATTGATTCAAGGCTTGGGCACGGTTCCATCTTTACTGTCCGTATTCCAGCAACCACACTGGTGGAAGGAGAAAACCCATGA
- a CDS encoding outer membrane homotrimeric porin, whose protein sequence is MKKIAVLVLAAGMLCALSEGASAIDFSAKGRWAYNFSYGQHGNFTAGGGRTGYSSTEDEFEAAQQVRLQLDAKASENLSGTVHFEIGGYNRGMMQYWGASGNGGALGADGTVVKVKNAFIDWTVPQTALKVRMGIQPIQLPDYINNSQVLADDAAGITASYAFNENVGLTAFWTRLFNDNTTATTNRYPGYMDNMDAVGLTLPLTFDGVNLTPWGMYAGIGPAINYDSVTNDPTKKQITSYVSQASAGGPKAGLLPLYGGFHKSRLSQYGNAMWAGLPGQITAFDPFRISWDVVYGAVQYDDSAMNRAGWLASLVLEYKLDWSTPGLYGWYTSGDDDNLGNGSERMPNIHPNNPNDFSEFAFHGDPIVGRDSIVGKSMTGTWGIGVRLKDMSFVENLSHTFRINYMGGTNDPGVLKKINRATGSWMAPNDTTVAGREGLYLTRNDSLVEFGLSTKYKMYDNFTVYVETNYDALFLDKSATVWGNSKMNGKSDRSADAWNTAVTFVYQF, encoded by the coding sequence ATGAAAAAAATTGCAGTGTTGGTTTTGGCGGCCGGTATGTTGTGCGCGCTTTCAGAAGGCGCGAGCGCCATTGATTTTTCGGCCAAGGGCCGCTGGGCTTACAATTTTAGCTACGGGCAGCACGGCAATTTTACTGCTGGTGGGGGCAGAACGGGGTACAGCTCGACTGAAGACGAATTTGAAGCCGCCCAGCAGGTTCGCCTGCAACTGGATGCCAAGGCTTCCGAAAATCTTTCCGGCACGGTTCATTTTGAAATCGGCGGATACAACCGTGGCATGATGCAGTACTGGGGCGCCAGCGGCAACGGCGGCGCTCTTGGCGCAGACGGTACAGTGGTGAAGGTCAAAAACGCCTTCATAGACTGGACTGTGCCGCAGACCGCCCTCAAGGTGCGCATGGGCATTCAGCCCATACAGCTGCCCGATTATATCAACAACAGCCAGGTGCTGGCCGATGATGCCGCGGGCATCACCGCTTCTTACGCCTTCAACGAAAATGTGGGCCTTACGGCGTTCTGGACGCGTCTGTTCAACGACAACACCACCGCTACCACCAACCGCTACCCCGGCTATATGGACAACATGGACGCCGTGGGCCTTACCCTGCCCCTGACCTTTGATGGTGTTAACCTTACACCCTGGGGCATGTATGCCGGTATTGGGCCCGCCATCAACTATGATAGCGTTACCAATGACCCCACCAAAAAGCAGATAACGAGCTATGTCAGCCAGGCTTCTGCTGGCGGCCCAAAGGCTGGCCTGCTGCCTCTGTACGGCGGTTTCCACAAGAGCAGGCTTTCGCAGTACGGCAACGCCATGTGGGCTGGCCTGCCCGGTCAGATCACGGCTTTCGACCCCTTCCGCATTTCGTGGGACGTGGTGTACGGCGCAGTGCAGTATGACGACAGCGCCATGAACCGCGCTGGCTGGCTGGCCTCGCTGGTGCTTGAATACAAGCTCGACTGGAGCACTCCCGGCCTGTACGGCTGGTACACCTCTGGCGACGACGACAACCTCGGCAACGGTTCCGAGCGCATGCCCAACATCCACCCCAACAACCCCAACGATTTCTCTGAATTTGCCTTCCACGGCGACCCCATCGTGGGCCGCGACAGCATTGTGGGCAAATCCATGACAGGAACCTGGGGCATCGGCGTGCGGCTCAAGGACATGAGCTTTGTTGAGAACCTCAGCCATACCTTCCGCATCAACTACATGGGCGGCACCAACGACCCCGGCGTGCTCAAAAAGATCAACCGCGCCACCGGCAGCTGGATGGCCCCCAACGACACCACGGTTGCTGGTCGTGAAGGTCTGTACCTGACCCGCAACGACAGCCTGGTGGAATTTGGTCTGAGCACCAAGTACAAGATGTACGATAACTTTACCGTGTATGTTGAAACCAACTACGACGCCCTGTTCCTCGACAAGAGCGCCACGGTTTGGGGCAACAGCAAGATGAACGGCAAGAGCGACCGTAGTGCCGATGCCTGGAATACTGCTGTTACCTTTGTGTATCAGTTCTAA
- a CDS encoding MFS transporter translates to MMTRARFIMLNLYHILVDGLFDTVPVILSFMALAYGSGETEVGLIVSLGTALSTAAGLGTGWFSRRFGFAGSVALIACVAGLGLIGAGLAGTGAASVLPGGGMTAAGACMLLVMAGFAVFHNLSFSYITTNTDRSRLGRVMSDFTAIGDVGRIPLVSFAAFAAAYTVGSMPGWRAICFAYGVFALCAGLWLYCTRGSFAESGESGDAAPADSSAGRPPRRNPFAAFAILKNRSVLLAMLGSMLNAFSNDRIFTFLPLLLVAKGMDAKTIGSFALGFTLGSFAGKMACGRLIDIFGTRKIFIAAGLTLTLLLCALLSSSNLVITLLLALAIGIVTKGTVPVIQTIITEPVQGAQNYESIFTVNSFGRGITNILTPTLFGGLAALWGMDAVYLLMAAVAALSIVPVVLMGRPERPKAD, encoded by the coding sequence ATGATGACCCGCGCACGTTTTATCATGTTGAATCTGTACCACATCCTGGTGGATGGTCTGTTTGACACGGTGCCGGTGATCCTGTCGTTCATGGCGCTGGCTTACGGCAGTGGTGAAACAGAGGTGGGCCTGATTGTTTCACTCGGCACAGCCCTGAGCACCGCCGCTGGCCTTGGCACGGGCTGGTTTTCGCGCCGCTTTGGCTTTGCTGGCTCTGTGGCCCTGATTGCCTGCGTGGCGGGGCTGGGCCTCATTGGGGCCGGGCTTGCTGGTACGGGGGCTGCCAGCGTCCTGCCCGGTGGCGGCATGACAGCCGCGGGCGCTTGCATGCTGCTGGTCATGGCGGGCTTTGCCGTATTCCACAATCTTTCCTTTTCGTACATTACCACCAACACAGACAGGTCGCGGCTTGGCCGGGTCATGAGCGATTTTACGGCCATTGGCGATGTGGGGCGTATTCCGCTGGTGTCGTTTGCTGCCTTTGCGGCGGCCTACACTGTGGGCTCCATGCCCGGCTGGCGGGCCATCTGTTTCGCCTACGGGGTGTTTGCCCTCTGCGCGGGCCTGTGGCTCTACTGCACAAGGGGCAGCTTTGCCGAATCCGGCGAGAGCGGCGATGCCGCGCCCGCCGATTCTTCCGCAGGCAGGCCCCCACGCCGCAATCCCTTTGCCGCCTTTGCCATACTGAAAAACCGCTCTGTTTTGCTGGCCATGCTGGGCAGCATGCTCAATGCTTTCAGCAATGACAGAATCTTTACCTTTCTGCCCCTGCTGCTGGTGGCAAAGGGCATGGATGCCAAAACCATCGGCTCGTTCGCCCTGGGGTTCACCCTTGGTTCCTTTGCGGGCAAGATGGCCTGTGGCCGACTTATCGACATTTTCGGCACACGCAAAATTTTCATCGCGGCGGGGCTGACACTCACCCTGCTGCTCTGCGCCCTGCTCAGCTCCAGCAACCTTGTGATCACGTTGCTGCTGGCGCTGGCCATAGGCATTGTTACCAAGGGAACCGTGCCGGTTATCCAGACCATCATCACCGAACCAGTGCAGGGCGCGCAAAACTACGAGTCCATATTCACCGTCAATTCCTTTGGCCGGGGCATTACCAACATTCTCACTCCCACGCTATTTGGCGGGCTTGCCGCCCTGTGGGGCATGGATGCCGTGTACCTGCTGATGGCGGCAGTGGCGGCCCTCAGCATTGTGCCCGTTGTGCTCATGGGCAGACCAGAACGGCCCAAGGCCGACTGA
- a CDS encoding methyl-accepting chemotaxis protein, which produces MLKNISVAKKFAILIIFVFVGMTGVFSISTYTITKTSIGSDTYQSISDSKDLLADILPPPLYVIETYLDALQVVGTRDAANLEKLYASIAQHKKDFLRQYNFWHSSDIDPQIKQIVDQELYPTGSVVFDVIENKIKPAVQANNWSEAETLAARQLTPAYQKHREVVDKLASLLDAYSQKVAEEGRSIVSKGRIYFTTIFICALALITFISLGIALGIIRPLRLCIGFAKNITRGEFDSSISLQRNDDFGALADNLSTMLDELKHKISLAEEKSQLAEQEVGKANRAMQTAEEAREKAEANRNKIVEAVHSLESVVNVVATASEELSSQVEQSSRGADEQSGRVRETATAMEEMNATVLEVARNSQRAADASRNTHGQAQEGASVVNSAVKGIEGVRAQSLAIREDMALLGKQADGIGQIMNIIADIADQTNLLALNAAIEAARAGDAGRGFAVVADEVRKLAEKTMVATQDVGRAVSGIQEGTRKNISSVENVVAAVESAASLSIHSGESLKCILEFVDQVNDQVQSIATASEQQSATSEEINRSVEQIATISAETAQAMELAAQSVTDLIQQTHVLHTLIQDMKTQSQTV; this is translated from the coding sequence ATGCTTAAAAATATCTCTGTCGCCAAAAAATTTGCCATCCTTATCATTTTTGTATTCGTTGGTATGACTGGTGTTTTTTCCATTTCTACTTATACAATAACAAAAACTTCTATTGGTTCTGACACATATCAATCTATCTCCGACAGCAAAGACCTGCTTGCAGATATTTTGCCGCCGCCGCTGTATGTCATTGAAACCTATTTGGATGCCCTGCAGGTTGTGGGCACCAGGGATGCAGCAAATCTCGAAAAGCTGTATGCATCCATTGCCCAACACAAAAAAGATTTTTTGCGCCAGTATAATTTCTGGCATTCCAGCGATATCGACCCGCAGATCAAGCAGATTGTTGATCAGGAGCTCTACCCCACCGGCAGCGTCGTGTTTGATGTCATTGAAAACAAGATCAAACCTGCCGTGCAGGCCAACAACTGGTCTGAGGCAGAAACACTGGCCGCCCGCCAGCTTACCCCCGCCTACCAGAAGCACCGTGAAGTGGTAGACAAGCTTGCAAGCCTGCTCGATGCCTATTCCCAAAAAGTGGCCGAAGAGGGCCGTAGCATCGTGAGCAAAGGACGCATATACTTCACCACCATCTTTATCTGCGCCCTTGCTCTGATCACGTTCATATCGCTGGGTATTGCCCTGGGCATTATCAGGCCGCTCCGCTTATGCATTGGCTTTGCCAAAAACATCACCCGGGGCGAGTTTGATTCAAGCATATCTCTGCAGCGCAACGACGATTTTGGCGCACTGGCAGACAACCTCAGCACAATGCTGGACGAACTGAAACACAAGATTTCGCTTGCAGAAGAAAAAAGCCAGCTGGCGGAGCAAGAGGTAGGCAAGGCCAACCGCGCCATGCAAACCGCAGAAGAAGCGCGCGAAAAAGCCGAGGCCAACCGCAACAAGATTGTTGAGGCCGTGCACAGCCTTGAATCTGTGGTAAATGTTGTGGCTACGGCCTCGGAGGAGCTCTCGAGCCAGGTTGAGCAGTCTAGCCGTGGCGCAGACGAGCAGTCTGGCCGTGTGCGCGAAACCGCCACCGCCATGGAAGAAATGAACGCCACCGTGCTCGAAGTGGCCAGGAACTCGCAACGGGCTGCCGACGCATCTCGCAATACTCATGGACAGGCTCAGGAAGGCGCGTCTGTTGTGAATAGTGCGGTAAAAGGCATTGAAGGTGTGCGTGCGCAATCGCTTGCCATACGCGAAGACATGGCCCTGCTGGGCAAACAGGCCGACGGCATCGGGCAGATCATGAACATCATTGCCGATATCGCCGACCAGACCAACCTGCTGGCGCTCAATGCTGCCATTGAGGCAGCGAGGGCGGGTGACGCAGGGCGTGGTTTTGCCGTGGTGGCAGACGAGGTGCGCAAACTGGCAGAAAAAACGATGGTCGCCACGCAGGATGTGGGCCGCGCGGTTAGCGGAATTCAGGAAGGTACACGCAAAAATATTTCGAGCGTTGAAAACGTGGTGGCAGCCGTTGAAAGCGCCGCATCGCTTTCCATCCACTCTGGCGAATCGCTCAAGTGTATTCTTGAATTTGTGGACCAGGTCAACGATCAGGTGCAGTCCATCGCCACGGCCAGCGAGCAGCAATCTGCCACCAGCGAAGAAATCAACAGATCGGTGGAGCAGATTGCAACCATCTCGGCCGAAACCGCACAGGCCATGGAGCTCGCCGCCCAATCGGTTACAGACCTCATTCAGCAAACCCACGTGCTGCACACCCTTATTCAGGACATGAAGACGCAGAGTCAGACAGTGTAG